A genomic region of Verrucomicrobiota bacterium contains the following coding sequences:
- a CDS encoding RHS repeat-associated core domain-containing protein, with protein MDAANSQQLAANSSFGQYYKYGFQGEFVMESAETGYNDFQYRSWDPVVSRWISPDPARQYWSPFMGMGNNPMNQIDSDGAYSKFGALWRSGFGLRGRAYQSGVDNGREVWGYERNGTHYFGADARTSGYRYTLFGGNNSFFGNIGSGFSQLGNNLWHSNTARYLIPDVLTLDASAGAALIIGGQKSATLSLITRGPDAGFYTTETFTGYSLRATDGSRYGLDFDAGINIGTMSFRCDSRDLRAGHLIGRTRSTSAGFGVGANYVGGINNQGHVIMHGASYGVGITAGASRGVGYTNFIGGTD; from the coding sequence ATAGACGCAGCTAACAGTCAGCAGCTAGCCGCCAACAGCTCATTCGGGCAGTACTATAAATATGGCTTTCAAGGGGAGTTTGTGATGGAAAGTGCAGAAACGGGCTATAATGATTTCCAATACCGTTCCTGGGACCCTGTGGTTAGTCGTTGGATAAGCCCTGACCCCGCTAGACAATACTGGTCACCTTTCATGGGAATGGGGAATAACCCGATGAATCAAATTGATTCGGATGGAGCTTATTCAAAATTTGGAGCTTTGTGGCGAAGTGGATTCGGTTTAAGGGGAAGAGCTTATCAAAGTGGAGTAGATAATGGCAGAGAGGTTTGGGGGTATGAAAGAAATGGTACTCACTATTTTGGTGCTGATGCCAGAACTAGTGGATATCGATATACTTTATTTGGTGGGAATAATAGCTTTTTCGGAAATATAGGTAGTGGGTTTTCTCAGCTAGGTAACAACCTTTGGCACAGTAATACAGCTAGGTACTTAATCCCGGATGTTCTGACTTTGGATGCAAGTGCTGGAGCTGCATTGATAATTGGTGGACAAAAATCTGCAACATTAAGTTTGATAACTAGAGGACCAGATGCAGGCTTTTACACCACAGAAACATTTACGGGCTACTCACTTCGTGCCACTGACGGTAGTAGATATGGATTAGACTTTGATGCAGGAATTAATATTGGAACAATGTCTTTTCGATGTGATTCAAGAGACCTTAGGGCGGGTCATTTAATAGGCCGAACACGATCGACTTCTGCTGGTTTTGGAGTTGGGGCTAACTATGTTGGAGGCATTAATAATCAAGGACATGTAATAATGCATGGAGCATCTTATGGTGTTGGTATTACTGCCGGGGCATCTAGAGGGGTAGGATATACAAACTTTATAGGTGGGACAGATTAA
- a CDS encoding type II toxin-antitoxin system VapC family toxin, whose product MNGKTCFLDTNIIIPFLNGENSIIEKVNTLEFIHLPAIVLGELYYGAMKSLQVKKNLERIKILVYRCEVYPISEKTTALYGELKALLSKKGTPIPENDIWIAALAKEYDLSLVTRDKHFKHIPGIEITVW is encoded by the coding sequence ATGAATGGTAAGACCTGTTTTTTAGATACCAACATCATCATCCCTTTTTTGAATGGAGAAAACTCAATTATCGAAAAAGTCAACACCTTAGAGTTTATTCATTTACCGGCGATTGTGTTAGGGGAGTTGTATTACGGAGCGATGAAATCCCTACAAGTGAAAAAGAACCTGGAACGAATAAAAATTTTAGTATACCGCTGTGAAGTCTATCCTATTAGTGAGAAAACAACAGCGCTTTATGGTGAGCTCAAAGCCTTATTATCAAAGAAAGGTACACCCATTCCGGAAAATGATATATGGATTGCTGCGTTAGCTAAAGAATACGACTTATCCTTGGTTACTAGAGATAAGCATTTTAAGCATATCCCAGGTATTGAAATAACCGTTTGGTAA
- a CDS encoding FtsX-like permease family protein, with product VATVLSIVIASLGLLGLTVLVINGKEKEIGIRKVIGASEASIFRLLINSFSWQLVLGVVLSVPFTYWLMNDWLKDFAYRIDLSIDLFVFGGLISIAIAFFTVGFHTLKASLGNPADAIRSE from the coding sequence GCGTGGCTACCGTTCTTTCTATAGTAATTGCCAGTTTAGGCTTGTTGGGTCTCACGGTTTTAGTGATCAACGGCAAAGAGAAAGAGATCGGTATTCGCAAGGTTATAGGGGCTTCTGAGGCCTCTATATTTAGGCTCCTCATCAATAGCTTCTCATGGCAGTTAGTTCTCGGGGTAGTTTTATCGGTACCCTTCACCTATTGGTTGATGAATGATTGGCTAAAAGACTTCGCCTACAGAATAGATCTGAGTATAGATCTTTTCGTTTTTGGTGGTCTGATCTCCATAGCAATAGCCTTTTTTACGGTTGGCTTTCATACTTTGAAGGCGTCTCTGGGCAATCCTGCGGATGCGATTAGGTCTGAGTAA